In Euwallacea fornicatus isolate EFF26 chromosome 2, ASM4011564v1, whole genome shotgun sequence, one genomic interval encodes:
- the LOC136349086 gene encoding lysosomal acid glucosylceramidase-like, with the protein MMIRISYLHCIIIILVCATAQEFFPCAQRTTEYGAVCVCNLTYCDTIPPIQILKSGQYQFYTTSEVELGFSSLTGTFSDLDDNLITTASVTITNITDTKQAIIGFGGTFTDSTGIAIGRLSEGAQENFIQSYFGENGVQYSIGRVPVGGTDYSIRGYTYCDEEDETLDSFALQPEDISYKIPIIQRALELRGKENVKLIASGWSAPLWMKVNPTYGGTTSVQEKYYSLFAQYYIKFFEAYNQNNITFWGVTTQNEPINGLLNIKIPNNGFTSSQMKTWIKEAFGPTIRNSSFKDLKILAHDDQVPVMLVLINQVLSDPEVVDYVDGIAVHWYWNRFLPLSWTYNFLPSSFEGSSSTKELFLLSTEACNGFGNIVGIESSVEFGSWTRGQMYVTDIIKELTYNHVAWVDWNMALNMTGGPNWVDNEVDSAILVNDTTDEFYKQPMFYGLGHFSKFVVPGSKRVVSTVTGLGLESISFVRPDGKVAVVMANTRSSTLDVEVQIEGKKGVVYLAANSFNTLLFTV; encoded by the exons ATGATGATTCGAATTTCTTATTTACactgtataataataattctcgTATGTGCTACAGCCCAAGAATTTTTCCCTTGTGCTCAAAGAACAACGGAATATGGAGCAGTCTGTGTGTGTAACTTAACTTACTGTGACACAATACCTCCCatccaaattttaaagtcCGGGCAGTATCAATTCTATACGACCAGTGAAGTAGAATTAGGATTTTCCTCTCTTACGGGGACCTTCAGTGATTTAGATGACAATCTCATCACTACAGCTTCAGTCACCATTACTAATATCACAGATACAAAGCAGGCCATCATAGGATTTGGAGGAACTTTCACTGATTCTACTGGAATTGCTATTGGGAGACTCAGCGAGGGAGCTCAGGAGAATTTCATTCAAAGCTACTTTGGTGAAAATGGAGTGCAATATAGCATTGGAAGGGTTCCGGTAGGAGGAACTGACTATTCTATTAGAGGATACACGTATTGCGATGAAGAGGATGAAACTTTGGATTCATTTGCTTTGCAGCCCGAAGACATCAGTTATAAG attcCAATAATCCAAAGAGCATTAGAGCTTCGAGGAAAAGAGAACGTAAAGCTAATTGCTTCTGGATGGTCAGCCCCGCTTTGGATGAAAGTAAATCCCAC atatGGGGGAACTACTTCtgttcaagaaaaatactacagCCTCTTTGCTCAATACTACATAAAGTTTTTTGAGGCCTATAATCAGAACAATATCACTTTCTGGGGAGTAACAACTCAAAATGAGCCTATCAATGGccttttgaatattaaaattccgaATAATGGGTTTACTTCAAGTCAGATg AAAACCTGGATTAAAGAGGCTTTCGGACCTACAATCCGGAACTCCTCATTCAaagatttgaagatattaGCCCATGACGATCAAGTACCCGTTATGctagttttaataaat CAAGTTCTTTCTGATCCAGAAGTAGTTGACTATGTAGATGGAATAGCCGTCCACTGGTACTGGAATAGATTTCTTCCATTATCCTGGACATATAATTTTCTTCCAAGCTCTTTCGAAGGCTCTTCATCGACGAAGGagctatttttattatcaactGAGGCCTGCAACG GCTTCGGAAATATTGTCGGTATTGAATCTTCCGTCGAATTTGGAAGCTGGACTAGAGGACAAATGTATGTAACCGACATAATCAag GAGCTCACGTACAACCATGTTGCTTGGGTGGACTGGAACATGGCACTAAACATGACCGGAGGTCCCAATTGGGTGGATAATGAAGTAGATTCTGCTATTTTAGTGAATGATACTACAGATGAGTTTTATAAGCAGCCAATGTTCTATGGTCTTGGGCATTTTTCCAAGTTTGTGGTACCTGGGTCCAAGAGAGTTGTTTCAACGGTTACAGGACTTGGTCTTGAGAGCATATCATTTGTGAGACCTGATGGGAAAGTTGCTGTGGTAATGGCCAATAC TCGGAGTTCAACGTTGGATGTGGAAGTGCAAATTGAGGGGAAAAAGGGTGTGGTTTATTTAGCTGCCAATTCGTTTAATACGTTGCTGTTTACGGTATAA